In Oscarella lobularis chromosome 18, ooOscLobu1.1, whole genome shotgun sequence, the following proteins share a genomic window:
- the LOC136197868 gene encoding uncharacterized protein, which produces MAKLLCLQGLFSVFFVVVTLMRSAVESQPEGECRLLNTCFCQYDNGYRVDLTPLDGNGTPLFQKIFDGKYFYDVNLCSNFSSQYCNDSTVCQIRDVPDRKFTFSCSQIDGAYFAQSETGLTYNMIRGKDGRMVRVDLHCNETDVGSLTALGEPTNLTYAFVLTSRYACAHLPPEQSPNENL; this is translated from the exons ATGGCAAAGCTCCTTTGTCTTCAAGGTCTCTTcagcgttttctttgttgttgTAACGCTTATGAGGAGCGCTGTGGAGAGCCAACCCGAAGGCGAATGTCGTCTTTTGAATACCTGTTTCTGCCAGTACGACAACGGGTACAGGGTTGATTTAACTCCACTCGACGGCAATGGCACGCCGCT CTTTCAAAAGATATTCGATGGAAAATACTTCTACGATGTTAATCTCTGCTCGAATTTTTCTTCGCAATACTGCAACGATAGCACG GTTTGTCAAATCCGTGACGTTCCAGATCGAAAATTCACATTTTCCTGCAGCCAGATTGACGGTGCCTATTTCGCACAATCTGAAACCGGATTGACGTACAATATGATCAGAGGAAAGGATGGGCGTATGGTGAGAGTCGATCTTCATTGTAACGAGACCGACGTCGGATCACTGACGGCCTTGGGCGAGCCAACTAATCTCACTTAC gcctttgttttgacgtcacgttacGCTTGCGCTCATCTGCCTCCGGAGCAATCGCCAAATGAAAACCTGTGA